A single Leptospira biflexa serovar Patoc strain 'Patoc 1 (Paris)' DNA region contains:
- the scpA gene encoding methylmalonyl-CoA mutase, which translates to MNKPNFANTPLSFSAPKPDPKSISLWQTAEGISIQSRYQNSDLEGLEHLNYAAGIPPYLRGPYSTMYVNKPWTVRQYAGFSTAEESNAFYRRNLAAGQKGLSVAFDLATHRGYDSDHERVVGDVGKAGVAIDSVLDMKILFDQIPLDQMSVSMTMNGAVIPVLAFYIVAAEEQGVSKDKLSGTIQNDILKEFMVRNTYIYPPKHSMKIIADIFGYTSKYMPKFNSISISGYHMQEAGATADLELAYTLADGWEYIKTGIASGLSVDEFAPRLSFFWAIGMNHFMEIAKMRAGRLLWAKIVNQFQPKSTKSLALRTHCQTSGWSLTEQDPFNNVGRTCIEAMAAALGHTQSLHTNALDEAIALPTDFSARIARNTQIYLQEETNIHRVIDPWGGSFYVEKLTNDLVHKAWDLITEVQKLGGMAEAIETGIPKMRIEEASARKQARIDSGKDVIVGVNRFRLDKEAPLDILDIDNTAVRIAQIKRLEQMKKDRDNTAVEAALNAITKCAETGNGNLLELAVDAARKRASLGEISYAMEKVFGRYKAVIRSISGVYSSEISEDKGYIEARNLADEFAKLEGRRPRIMVAKMGQDGHDRGAKVISTSFADMGFDVDIGPLFQTPAEVAKQVVENDCHILGVSSLAAGHKTLVPQVIEELKKLGAEDVLVVVGGVIPAQDYDFLYKSGATAIFGPGTVISEAAKQILNLLLGERRAA; encoded by the coding sequence ATGAATAAACCTAATTTTGCGAATACTCCCCTTTCTTTTAGCGCTCCAAAACCGGATCCAAAGTCGATTTCCCTTTGGCAAACGGCAGAAGGGATCTCCATCCAATCGCGTTACCAAAACTCCGATTTGGAAGGATTGGAACACCTAAATTATGCGGCGGGGATTCCGCCCTACCTACGTGGACCTTATTCCACCATGTATGTGAATAAACCTTGGACGGTCCGCCAGTATGCAGGATTTTCCACAGCAGAAGAATCCAATGCCTTTTATCGTCGTAACTTGGCCGCAGGACAAAAGGGACTTTCGGTTGCCTTTGACTTAGCGACACATAGAGGGTACGATTCCGACCACGAACGTGTGGTGGGAGATGTGGGAAAAGCGGGAGTGGCGATTGATTCGGTCCTCGACATGAAGATTCTCTTCGACCAAATCCCACTCGACCAAATGTCTGTTTCCATGACGATGAATGGAGCCGTCATTCCCGTACTTGCCTTCTATATTGTGGCTGCAGAGGAACAAGGGGTCTCCAAAGATAAACTTTCGGGGACCATCCAAAACGATATCCTAAAAGAATTCATGGTGCGGAATACTTACATTTACCCGCCAAAACATTCCATGAAAATCATCGCCGATATCTTTGGTTATACTTCCAAGTACATGCCAAAGTTTAATTCCATTTCCATCTCAGGTTATCATATGCAAGAAGCCGGAGCCACTGCGGATTTAGAACTTGCTTACACTTTGGCCGATGGTTGGGAATACATCAAAACAGGAATCGCTTCTGGGCTTTCTGTGGATGAATTTGCCCCTCGCCTTTCTTTCTTTTGGGCGATTGGGATGAACCATTTTATGGAGATTGCCAAGATGCGTGCGGGACGTCTCCTTTGGGCAAAGATTGTGAACCAGTTCCAACCCAAGTCGACGAAGTCTTTAGCGCTTCGGACCCACTGCCAAACCTCAGGATGGTCACTCACCGAACAAGACCCATTCAATAATGTGGGAAGGACTTGTATTGAAGCGATGGCAGCTGCCCTTGGCCACACACAATCCCTTCACACCAATGCTCTTGATGAAGCGATTGCTCTCCCCACTGACTTCTCGGCTAGGATCGCACGAAATACTCAAATTTACCTCCAAGAAGAAACAAACATCCACCGTGTCATCGACCCATGGGGCGGATCGTTTTATGTGGAAAAACTCACGAATGATTTGGTCCACAAAGCATGGGACCTCATCACCGAAGTACAGAAATTAGGTGGGATGGCCGAGGCAATTGAGACGGGAATTCCAAAGATGCGCATCGAAGAAGCATCCGCAAGAAAACAAGCTCGTATCGACTCTGGTAAAGATGTGATTGTGGGAGTGAACCGATTCCGTTTGGATAAGGAAGCTCCACTTGATATTTTAGATATCGATAACACAGCGGTTCGAATTGCCCAAATCAAACGACTCGAACAAATGAAAAAAGACCGTGACAATACGGCCGTCGAAGCCGCGTTAAACGCCATTACCAAATGTGCCGAAACGGGTAACGGGAATTTATTGGAGCTCGCAGTGGATGCTGCAAGAAAACGTGCCTCCCTTGGTGAAATTTCGTATGCAATGGAAAAAGTATTCGGGAGGTACAAAGCTGTGATTAGATCCATCTCTGGAGTGTATTCCTCAGAAATTTCCGAAGACAAAGGTTATATTGAAGCAAGGAATCTTGCTGACGAATTTGCAAAACTCGAAGGAAGGCGTCCTCGGATCATGGTGGCCAAAATGGGACAAGATGGCCATGACCGTGGTGCCAAGGTGATCTCTACTAGTTTTGCTGACATGGGCTTTGACGTTGATATCGGGCCTCTTTTCCAAACCCCAGCGGAAGTCGCCAAACAAGTGGTGGAAAACGACTGCCATATTTTGGGTGTTTCTTCGCTTGCGGCAGGACATAAAACGCTTGTCCCACAAGTGATTGAAGAGTTAAAAAAACTCGGCGCAGAAGATGTGTTAGTTGTTGTGGGGGGAGTGATCCCTGCCCAAGATTATGACTTCCTCTACAAATCAGGTGCGACAGCCATTTTTGGACCAGGAACCGTCATTTCGGAAGCCGCCAAACAAATCCTCAATTTGTTACTTGGCGAAAGACGAGCTGCCTAA